A single genomic interval of Chrysemys picta bellii isolate R12L10 chromosome 8, ASM1138683v2, whole genome shotgun sequence harbors:
- the GNPDA1 gene encoding glucosamine-6-phosphate isomerase 1 isoform X1: MTRPQSYDEGPRLGAKLSGGRAQQGAARLDSFFILDVQETMKLIILENYVQASEWAAKYIRNRIIQFNPGPNKYFTLGLPTGSTPLGCYKKLIEYYKNGDLSFKYVKTFNMDEYVGLPRDHLESYHSFMWNNFFKHIDISPENTHILDGNAADLQAECDAFEGKIKAAGGIELFVGGIGPDGHIAFNEPGSSLVSRTRVKTLAMDTILANARFFDGDLSKVPTMALTVGVGTVMDAREVMILITGAHKAFALYKAIEEGVNHMWTVSAFQQHPSTVFVCDEDATLELKVKTVKYFKGLMLVHNKLVEPLYSMKETGAERRQSKKPYSD, encoded by the exons ATGACCCGCCCCCAGTCATATGACGAGGGGCCGCGGCTTGGGGCGAAGCTGAGTGGGGGGCGGGCGCAGCAGGGTGCGGCGCGCCTGGACAG CTTCTTTATTTTAGATGTGCAGGAGACAATGAAACTCATCATTCTTGAGAACTATGTGCAAGCCAGTGAGTGGGCTGCAAAATACATTAGGAATCGAATTATCCAGTTTAACCCTGGCCCAAACAAATACTTCACTCTTGGACTTCCCACAG GAAGCACTCCTTTAGGATGTTACAAAAAGTTGATTGAGTATTACAAGAATGGAGACTTGTCCTTCAAATATGTGAAAACCTTTAATATGGATGAATATGTAG GTCTCCCAAGGGATCACCTGGAAAGTTATCACTCCTTCATGTGGAATAACTTTTTCAAGCACATTGACATCTCTCCAGAAAACACCCATATTCTGGATGGAAATGCAGCTGACCTACAGGCGGAGTGTGATGCTTTTGAGGGGAAAATCAAAGCAGCTGGTGGAATCGAACTCTTTGTTGGAG GTATTGGCCCAGATGGTCATATTGCCTTCAACGAGCCCGGCTCAAGTCTGGTGTCCAGAACTAGAGTGAAGACATTGGCTATGGACACCATATTGGCTAATGCTAGATTCTTTGATGGCGACCTCTCCAAAGTTCCCACAATGGCTCTCACAGTTGGAGTAGGCACAGTCATGGATGCTAGAGAG gtTATGATTCTAATCACAGGAGCCCATAAAGCATTTGCTTTGTACAAAGCCATTGAGGAAGGGGTGAACCACATGTGGACAGTGTCTGCCTTTCAGCAGCATCCCAGCACTGTCTTTGTGTGTGATGAGGATGCCACCCTAGAACTCAAAGTTAAAACAGTGAAATACTTTAAAG GTTTAATGCTTGTTCATAACAAGCTTGTGGAACCCTTATACAGTATGAAGGAAACAGGAGCAGAAAGAAGACAGTCTAAGAAGCCGTACAGTGACTAG
- the GNPDA1 gene encoding glucosamine-6-phosphate isomerase 1 isoform X2, with amino-acid sequence MKLIILENYVQASEWAAKYIRNRIIQFNPGPNKYFTLGLPTGSTPLGCYKKLIEYYKNGDLSFKYVKTFNMDEYVGLPRDHLESYHSFMWNNFFKHIDISPENTHILDGNAADLQAECDAFEGKIKAAGGIELFVGGIGPDGHIAFNEPGSSLVSRTRVKTLAMDTILANARFFDGDLSKVPTMALTVGVGTVMDAREVMILITGAHKAFALYKAIEEGVNHMWTVSAFQQHPSTVFVCDEDATLELKVKTVKYFKGLMLVHNKLVEPLYSMKETGAERRQSKKPYSD; translated from the exons ATGAAACTCATCATTCTTGAGAACTATGTGCAAGCCAGTGAGTGGGCTGCAAAATACATTAGGAATCGAATTATCCAGTTTAACCCTGGCCCAAACAAATACTTCACTCTTGGACTTCCCACAG GAAGCACTCCTTTAGGATGTTACAAAAAGTTGATTGAGTATTACAAGAATGGAGACTTGTCCTTCAAATATGTGAAAACCTTTAATATGGATGAATATGTAG GTCTCCCAAGGGATCACCTGGAAAGTTATCACTCCTTCATGTGGAATAACTTTTTCAAGCACATTGACATCTCTCCAGAAAACACCCATATTCTGGATGGAAATGCAGCTGACCTACAGGCGGAGTGTGATGCTTTTGAGGGGAAAATCAAAGCAGCTGGTGGAATCGAACTCTTTGTTGGAG GTATTGGCCCAGATGGTCATATTGCCTTCAACGAGCCCGGCTCAAGTCTGGTGTCCAGAACTAGAGTGAAGACATTGGCTATGGACACCATATTGGCTAATGCTAGATTCTTTGATGGCGACCTCTCCAAAGTTCCCACAATGGCTCTCACAGTTGGAGTAGGCACAGTCATGGATGCTAGAGAG gtTATGATTCTAATCACAGGAGCCCATAAAGCATTTGCTTTGTACAAAGCCATTGAGGAAGGGGTGAACCACATGTGGACAGTGTCTGCCTTTCAGCAGCATCCCAGCACTGTCTTTGTGTGTGATGAGGATGCCACCCTAGAACTCAAAGTTAAAACAGTGAAATACTTTAAAG GTTTAATGCTTGTTCATAACAAGCTTGTGGAACCCTTATACAGTATGAAGGAAACAGGAGCAGAAAGAAGACAGTCTAAGAAGCCGTACAGTGACTAG